GATCGGAAAACGAATGCTGATTGAGATTACTCAACAATGGCTCATTGATCGCTAGGTCAACGATCGACTCATCTAAGTCAATTAAAACCGCCCGCTCCACTTCTGGCCATTTCAATACCTCCCGCATCGCCAGCCCATCGCCCGCGCCGAGCAATAGCACCTGTTTACGATCGTTATCAGTAGCACCACTGGCACTCATGGCCGGATGCACCAGCGCTTCGTGATAGCGATATTCATCAATGCTGCACAGTTGCATATCCCCGTCGATAAACAACACGAAATCATCGCCTTGTTTGACAAACTCAACCTTTTGGTAAGGGGATACAAATTGCTTCAGGATCTGGGCAGGGAAACAGATCGAGCTAAGGGGTGTGATCGTTTGTTCTTGCATTGATTATCTCCTGCTCATTCCTGCCTACTCGCTTAATAAATATGCCTGCCTGTTTTAAATTAAATTAAATTAAATTAAATATGATAATGCTCACCATTGGCGATCGCCGCACTGAGTTTATGTCTGGGCAATTGCAACAACAAATGATTACCAGCCCGAAAAGTTTGCACCAGATATTCACATGCTTCCTGGGGGCGAGTTTGCTCACCACAGGTAAACACATCAACCGCAGCATAGTTTGCTTCCGGCCAGGTATGAATCGAGATATGGGATTCTGCTAGCAAAACCAGCGCCGTAACCCCCTGGGGCGTAAACTGATGGGAAACTTCACTCAAAAGGGTCGATTCTGCTACCTTTGCGGCCTCGCGCAGTGCCTTTTCTACAAAGTGGCGATCGTCCAGCAGATGGGAAGGACATTCGTAGAGTTCCAGAATACAATGTGCCCCAAGGGCTTCTAAATATCGATTCCCCAACCGATCGACTGTAGGCATGTTTAGGGAATTGATCGGTTTACGCCGCTCAAGCTGATCTCGCAATTAGTCACCTCACAT
The sequence above is a segment of the Pseudanabaena sp. PCC 7367 genome. Coding sequences within it:
- the speD gene encoding adenosylmethionine decarboxylase → MPTVDRLGNRYLEALGAHCILELYECPSHLLDDRHFVEKALREAAKVAESTLLSEVSHQFTPQGVTALVLLAESHISIHTWPEANYAAVDVFTCGEQTRPQEACEYLVQTFRAGNHLLLQLPRHKLSAAIANGEHYHI